In one window of Thermodesulfobacteriota bacterium DNA:
- a CDS encoding PAS domain S-box protein has protein sequence MKSELHRYLLFWIISLFSIFIGCQSDFSDKTPPEAVKGVLDLTGWDFKRDGPVNLTGEYEFYWRQLLTPSDFSIAAPPQKPGYIRVPDYWNNYEVKGEKLPGEGYATYRLKILIHNPNQSLALRILEIATAYTGYVNGRQVCASGVTGKTRETTIPYYYPQIIDFEVESNQIEVLLQVSNFHHRRGGAWAVIQLGEETEIRALKQKKISFDLFFSGSIFIIALYHFGLYILRRKVPSNFYFGLFCILIFIRLISVEERYIIHFFPAISWQWMVKLEYLSFYLLVPAFARFIRFLFRDFSKHFVVVSTALGVAFSLIVIFTPARIYSYTLNIYEIITIVVFIYSLYVIIGALLQKNVEALIFLCGFMILNIAAINDMLHVERIIKTGFFAPLGGFIFILSQAFLLSFRSTRDFNTIKAQRKELKGTLEDYRNEIVDRVRAEKALRISHERFLTVLDSIDADVYVADIDNYEVLFVNKHIIDSFGQNLIGKTCWKVFRNKSEPCVYCKKDQLIDNEGNPTGVCIWEGKNPLTEKWHMYYIRAIKWVDERMVRLQVATDITKLKVAEEALRESEEKHRTILQSIEDGYYELDLAGNLTFFNDSMCRIIGYPKDKLMGMNNREYMDEKTARDAYKTFNEVYRTGKTVKAFEWEASKKDGTKRFLELSVSIMRDSEDQPIGFRGIARDITERRQAEKQTKLHQQQLMQASKMVALGTLVSGVAHEVNNPNNFIMLNSPILLEAWQDAMPILDEYFKGNGDFLLGGLKYSEMRKKYLELFSGITDGANRIKQIVDDLKNYIREDTTDFTQSVDINAVIKSAITLVANMVKKATNHFSIDYGKNLPMLKGNFQRLEQVIINLIQNACQAIKDSEKGIFVSTALDKDSSAIVFVIRDEGVGIPSEKLPHITDPFFTTKHDVGGVGLGLSISSRIIEEHGGTMHFTSENNSGTTVKIFLPTKRGQNSLKGVTE, from the coding sequence CTCTTTTTTCCATTTTTATCGGCTGCCAGTCTGATTTCTCGGATAAAACTCCTCCTGAAGCGGTCAAGGGCGTGCTGGATCTAACCGGTTGGGATTTCAAAAGGGACGGCCCGGTCAATCTCACCGGTGAGTATGAGTTTTACTGGAGACAACTCTTGACACCGTCAGATTTTTCAATTGCAGCGCCACCCCAAAAACCCGGATACATCAGAGTACCGGATTACTGGAATAATTACGAAGTAAAAGGAGAGAAGCTTCCAGGAGAAGGGTATGCGACCTATCGCTTGAAAATATTAATCCACAATCCGAACCAATCACTGGCCCTAAGAATTTTGGAAATTGCCACTGCTTATACAGGCTATGTAAATGGCAGGCAAGTATGCGCGTCGGGTGTGACCGGAAAAACGCGCGAAACCACCATCCCCTACTATTACCCTCAGATAATAGACTTTGAAGTAGAATCAAACCAAATTGAGGTTCTTTTGCAAGTATCCAATTTTCACCACCGCCGGGGCGGTGCTTGGGCTGTTATTCAGCTGGGAGAAGAAACTGAAATAAGGGCCTTAAAACAGAAAAAAATCAGTTTTGATTTATTTTTCTCTGGTAGTATTTTCATCATCGCCCTGTACCATTTTGGGCTGTATATTCTCAGAAGAAAAGTTCCCTCGAATTTTTATTTCGGCCTATTCTGTATATTAATTTTTATTCGACTCATTTCTGTTGAGGAAAGATACATTATTCATTTTTTTCCGGCCATAAGCTGGCAATGGATGGTCAAGCTGGAATATCTTTCATTTTACCTGCTGGTGCCGGCTTTTGCTCGTTTTATAAGATTTCTATTTCGTGATTTTTCAAAGCATTTTGTCGTTGTGAGCACGGCACTGGGTGTTGCGTTTTCATTGATTGTGATATTTACTCCGGCCCGCATTTACTCGTATACCCTCAATATCTATGAGATCATTACCATAGTTGTATTTATTTATTCACTTTATGTGATAATCGGCGCATTGCTTCAAAAAAATGTCGAAGCCCTAATTTTTCTATGCGGTTTTATGATTTTAAATATTGCCGCAATAAATGATATGCTGCACGTTGAACGCATCATAAAAACCGGATTTTTTGCGCCGTTGGGTGGTTTTATCTTTATTCTATCCCAGGCATTTCTCCTTTCTTTTCGTTCTACAAGGGATTTCAACACAATTAAAGCACAGCGCAAGGAACTGAAGGGTACACTTGAAGATTACAGGAATGAAATCGTTGATCGTGTGCGGGCGGAGAAGGCATTGAGAATATCCCATGAAAGGTTTCTCACCGTTTTGGACAGCATCGATGCAGATGTTTATGTTGCTGACATAGATAATTACGAGGTTTTGTTTGTTAACAAACACATAATAGACAGTTTCGGGCAAAATTTAATTGGAAAAACTTGCTGGAAGGTGTTTCGTAATAAATCCGAACCCTGCGTCTATTGTAAAAAAGACCAATTGATAGACAACGAGGGAAATCCAACCGGTGTTTGTATCTGGGAGGGAAAAAATCCGCTGACAGAAAAGTGGCACATGTATTATATCAGGGCGATTAAATGGGTGGATGAGCGTATGGTCCGTTTGCAGGTAGCCACCGATATAACCAAGCTGAAGGTGGCAGAGGAGGCGTTGCGGGAAAGCGAAGAGAAACATAGAACCATTCTCCAAAGCATTGAGGACGGGTATTACGAGCTTGATCTGGCCGGAAACTTAACCTTCTTTAATGATTCCATGTGTAGGATTATCGGATATCCTAAAGATAAATTGATGGGCATGAATAACCGGGAGTACATGGATGAAAAGACCGCCAGAGATGCCTACAAAACTTTTAACGAAGTCTACCGGACCGGGAAAACCGTAAAGGCATTTGAGTGGGAAGCTAGCAAAAAAGACGGTACAAAGAGATTTTTAGAATTGTCTGTATCAATCATGAGGGATTCAGAAGACCAACCCATTGGATTTCGCGGTATTGCACGCGACATTACCGAGCGTAGACAAGCCGAAAAACAGACAAAGCTGCACCAACAGCAACTCATGCAAGCCAGTAAGATGGTTGCTTTGGGAACGCTGGTTTCCGGTGTAGCCCATGAGGTAAACAACCCCAATAATTTTATAATGCTGAATTCACCCATACTTTTAGAAGCCTGGCAAGATGCCATGCCGATATTGGATGAATATTTTAAAGGAAATGGGGATTTTCTCCTGGGGGGCCTGAAATACTCAGAAATGAGGAAGAAATATCTGGAACTATTTTCCGGGATAACAGATGGCGCCAATCGCATTAAACAAATCGTAGATGACTTAAAAAATTATATCAGGGAGGATACCACCGATTTCACACAGTCCGTAGATATAAATGCTGTGATAAAGTCTGCTATCACACTTGTCGCCAATATGGTCAAAAAGGCAACCAATCATTTTTCAATTGATTACGGAAAAAATTTACCCATGCTAAAAGGCAATTTTCAGCGCCTTGAACAGGTAATAATAAACCTGATCCAAAACGCCTGTCAGGCCATTAAAGATAGCGAAAAGGGAATATTCGTTTCGACCGCATTGGATAAGGATTCTTCTGCTATTGTATTCGTTATCCGGGATGAAGGTGTTGGGATTCCTTCCGAAAAACTGCCACACATTACGGATCCGTTCTTTACGACAAAACATGATGTCGGCGGTGTCGGCCTGGGTTTGTCGATATCTTCAAGAATAATTGAGGAACACGGAGGTACCATGCATTTCACATCCGAAAACAATAGCGGCACAACAGTTAAAATTTTTCTGCCCACTAAACGAGGACAAAATTCATTGAAAGGTGTAACCGAATGA